The following proteins are co-located in the Halococcus salsus genome:
- a CDS encoding asparagine synthase-related protein, whose amino-acid sequence MAALEDAASSLHDEPWYEHDTFETDDYALGLVHHGDRDPGGRLTYDDGDRAAVVNGAITNRDRLGLSTDALFESLFEDPAALLARLDGPFVVAAIDQTADRLIVATDRLGTRPCYYLDDGTAFASSLAPLIARLDDPTVDERAVSDMLLVGYVWGEKTLVEGITRLPPATVLEYHAGEVSTDRYWSPSFDALPDDGYLTRLADRYRTVIDDTAGTIDDDAGLWLSGGLDSRTMAGELARHAGREFENLEAYTYDANPSGGGNPALARRVADHLDIGIDQVELTPELFLDRLGEAVDLTDGMLRWSSFLNLLSVYALPDDHASVLMEGAGQGELMGHHLRRRHFTGTDSPVESMYWSEAMVDHETVSDLLAVDVDPLQSFVDTAERSDARTKKGTILEAHFDNYYARMTLASNEIPRSRAGTRVPFAHREFLEYVARLPLKYRIGTVPFTNGTIPFGVTPAKLTLTRDLNPDLATIRYERTGVAPKHPYPLHVAGFLTTTAAARLLKRTTYGGRSTTDEWYRNDPDVREFFDDLLERACERSVFDAETIRRLRREHLAGDADHMVTSIAAITTLELWMERNLD is encoded by the coding sequence ATGGCGGCCCTCGAGGACGCAGCGTCGTCGCTCCACGACGAACCGTGGTACGAACACGATACCTTCGAGACCGACGACTACGCGCTCGGGCTGGTCCACCACGGCGACCGCGACCCGGGCGGCCGACTGACCTACGACGACGGCGACCGCGCCGCCGTCGTCAACGGGGCGATAACGAACCGCGACCGGCTCGGGCTCTCGACCGACGCGCTCTTCGAGTCGCTGTTCGAGGACCCCGCGGCGCTTCTCGCTCGACTCGACGGCCCGTTCGTGGTCGCGGCGATCGACCAGACGGCGGACCGGCTGATCGTGGCGACCGACCGGCTGGGGACTCGGCCGTGTTACTACCTCGACGACGGAACCGCGTTCGCTTCGAGCCTCGCCCCCCTGATCGCTCGCCTCGACGACCCGACGGTCGACGAACGAGCCGTCAGCGACATGCTGTTGGTGGGCTACGTCTGGGGCGAGAAGACCCTCGTCGAGGGGATCACGCGTCTCCCCCCGGCGACGGTGCTCGAATACCACGCGGGCGAGGTCTCGACCGACCGGTACTGGTCGCCGTCGTTCGATGCGCTTCCCGACGACGGCTACCTCACCCGTCTGGCGGACCGCTATCGCACCGTCATCGACGACACGGCGGGAACGATCGACGACGACGCCGGGCTGTGGCTCTCCGGCGGGCTCGACAGCCGGACGATGGCGGGCGAGCTCGCCCGCCACGCCGGTCGGGAGTTCGAGAACCTCGAAGCCTACACCTACGACGCGAACCCGAGCGGTGGCGGCAACCCCGCGCTCGCCCGCCGCGTCGCCGACCACCTCGACATCGGTATCGACCAGGTCGAACTCACCCCGGAGCTGTTCTTGGATCGCCTCGGCGAGGCGGTCGACCTCACCGACGGCATGCTCCGGTGGTCCTCGTTCCTCAATCTCCTCTCGGTCTACGCGCTCCCCGACGACCACGCCAGCGTCCTCATGGAGGGTGCGGGGCAGGGCGAACTGATGGGCCACCACCTCCGGCGGCGGCACTTCACTGGCACGGACTCACCCGTCGAATCGATGTACTGGAGCGAGGCGATGGTCGACCACGAGACGGTCTCGGACCTGCTCGCCGTGGACGTCGACCCGCTCCAGTCGTTCGTCGACACCGCCGAACGCAGCGACGCCCGAACGAAGAAGGGGACGATACTCGAAGCCCACTTCGACAACTACTACGCCCGGATGACGCTCGCCAGCAACGAGATCCCGCGGAGCCGGGCCGGCACCCGCGTCCCGTTCGCCCACCGCGAGTTCCTCGAATACGTCGCCCGGCTCCCGCTGAAGTATCGGATCGGGACGGTGCCGTTCACGAACGGCACGATCCCGTTCGGCGTGACGCCGGCGAAGCTCACGCTGACGCGCGACCTCAACCCCGACCTCGCCACGATCCGCTACGAGCGAACCGGCGTCGCACCGAAGCACCCCTACCCGCTCCACGTCGCGGGCTTTCTCACCACCACCGCCGCCGCACGGCTCCTCAAGCGAACCACCTACGGCGGTCGGAGCACCACCGACGAGTGGTACCGGAACGACCCCGACGTCCGTGAGTTCTTCGACGACCTCCTCGAACGCGCCTGCGAGCGGTCGGTGTTCGACGCCGAGACGATCCGACGCCTCCGGCGCGAACACCTCGCCGGCGACGCCGACCACATGGTGACCTCGATCGCGGCGATCACGACGCTCGAACTCTGGATGGAACGCAACCTGGATTGA